The following are encoded together in the Lathyrus oleraceus cultivar Zhongwan6 chromosome 3, CAAS_Psat_ZW6_1.0, whole genome shotgun sequence genome:
- the LOC127129927 gene encoding secreted RxLR effector protein 161-like, with translation MDNYKAMSTPMGSETYVDQDESGVSIDITKYRGMIGSLLYLKASRPDIMFSVCLCARFQANPKESHLIIVKRIMKYLKGTTNVGLWYPKGSIYNLVGHSDIDYVGSKTDRKSTSGTCHILGNALVSWACKKQACVALSIAEVEYIELGRCCAQILWLKKQLRDYGLDLGAFLYVAITQVR, from the coding sequence ATGGATAACTACAAGGCTATGTCTACTCCAATGGGATCCGAaacttatgttgatcaagatgaatcagGTGTCTCAATTGATATCAcaaagtatcgaggtatgattggcTCATTGTTATATTTAAAGGCAAGTCGTCCTGACATAATGTTCAGTGTTTGTCTATGTGCTCGCTTTCAAGCAAATCCAAAGGAATCACATCTTATCATCGTTAAAAggatcatgaagtatctcaaagggACAACAAATGTTGGActatggtatcctaaaggtagtatTTACAATTTAGTTGGTCATTCTGACATTGATTATGTAGGAAGTAAAACTGATAGAAAGAGCACTAGTGGTACATGTCACATTCTTGGAAATGCATTGGTATCATGGGCTTGCAAGAAACAAGCATGTGTTGCTCTCAGCATAGCCGAAGTGGAATACATAGAATTAGGTAGATGTTGTGCTCAAATACTTTGGCTTAAGAAACAACTTCGTGACTATGGACTCGATCTTGGTGCATTCCTCTATGTTGCGATAACACAAGTGCGATAA